In one window of Juglans regia cultivar Chandler chromosome 3, Walnut 2.0, whole genome shotgun sequence DNA:
- the LOC108983584 gene encoding T-complex protein 1 subunit theta, translating into MGFQMQPYGIQTMLKEGHKHLSGLDEAVLKNIDACKQLSAITRTSLGPNGMNKMVINHLDKLFVTNDAATIVNELEVQHPAAKILVLASKAQQEEIGDGANLTISFAGELLQNAEELIRMGLHPSEIISGYTKAINKTVEILEQLIEKGSENIDVRNKDQVIRRMKAAVASKQFGQEDILCSLVADACIQVRPKNPANFNVDNVRVVKLLGGGLHNSAVVRGMVLKSDAVGSIKRVEKAKVAVFASGVDTSATETKGTVLIHSAEQLENYSKTEEAKVEELIKAVADSGAKVIVSGAAIGEMALHFCERYKLMVLKISSKFELRRFCRTTGSVAMLKLSQPNPDDLGHVDSITVEEIGGVRVTIAKNEEGGNSVATVVLRGSTDSILDDLERAIDDGVNTYKAMCRDSRIVPGAAATEIELARRVKEFSYKETGLDQYAIAKFAESFEMVPRTLAENAGLNEMEIISSLYAEHAAGNGKVGIDLEEGVCKDISILDVWDLYITKFFALKYAVDAACTVLRVDQIIMAKPAGGPKRDQPAGMDED; encoded by the exons ATGGGTTTCCAAATGCAGCCATATGGGATACAAACAATGCTTAAAGAGGGCCACAAACACCTCTCTGGTCTCGACGAAGCCGTCCTCAAGAACATTGATGCCTGCAAGCAGCTGTCCGCTATCACTCGCACCTCTCTTGGTCCCAATG GTATGAACAAGATGGTTATCAATCACCTAGATAAGCTCTTTGTCACGAATGATGCAGCCACTATTGTGAATGAACTCGAGGTTCAGCATCCTGCTGCCAAGATTCTTGTCTTAGCCAGCAAAGCCCAGCAAGAGGAAATTGGAGATGGAGCTAATTTGACGATTTCTTTTGCTGGGGAACTCCTCCAGAATGCAGAGGAACTTATCAGGATGGGCCTGCACCCAAGTGAGATCATCAGTGGATACACTAAAGCAATTAATAAG ACGGTTGAAATCTTAGAACAACTGATTGAGAAAGGTTCTGAGAATATAGATGTGCGAAATAAGGATCAAGTCATTCGTCGAATGAAAGCTGCTGTTGCTAGCAAGCAATTTGGTCAAGAAGATATTTTGTGCTCCCTTGTTGCTGAT GCATGCATCCAAGTGCGCCCCAAGAACCCTGCAAACTTTAATGTGGATAATGTCCGTGTTGTTAAGCTCTTGGGAGGGGGCTTGCATAATTCTGCAGTAGTTCGGGGTATGGTTTTGAAAAGCGATGCTGTGGGGAGTATAAAGCGAGTGGAGAAGGCAAAG GTTGCTGTGTTTGCTAGTGGTGTTGATACATCTGCAACTGAAACAAAAGGAACTGTCTTAATCCATAGTGCGGAGCAG CTAGAAAACTATTCAAAAACGGAAGAAGCGAAAGTCGAGGAACTTATCAAAGCAGTAGCAGATTCAGGTGCCAAAGTAATTGTCAGTGGAGCAGCAATTGGAGAGATGGCATTGCACTTCTGTGAGCGTTACAA GCTCATGGTTCTGAAAATCAGTTCAAAATTCGAACTGCGTCGATTTTGTCGTACAACTGGTTCTGTTGCCATG CTGAAGCTCAGCCAGCCTAATCCAGATGATTTGGGACATGTCGATTCTATTACAGTTGAGGAAATTGGTGGTGTGAGG GTTACCATTGCCAAGAATGAAGAAGGTGGGAACTCTGTTGCCACTGTGGTTTTACGGGGAAGTACTGATAGCATATTAGATGACCTTGAAAGAGCAATTGATGATGGAGTCAACACCTATAAG gctaTGTGTCGGGACAGCCGTATTGTACCGGGAGCTGCAGCTACTGAGATTGAGTTAGCTAGAAGAGTGAAGGAATTCTCTTATAAAGAAACAGG ATTGGATCAGTATGCTATAGCAAAATTTGCTGAAAGTTTTGAGATGGTGCCTAGAACATTGGCTGAGAATGCTGGGCTTAACGAAATGGAGATCATATCTTCTCTATATGCTGAACATGCAGCTGGAAATGGAAAAGTGGGTATTGACTTGGAGGAAGGTGTTTGCAAGGATATCTCAATCCTGGATGTCTGGGACCTCTACATTACTAA GTTCTTTGCTCTCAAATATGCTGTTGATGCTGCGTGCACTGTACTTCGTGTAGACCAG ATTATAATGGCAAAACCAGCCGGTGGCCCAAAGAGAGATCAGCCTGCAGGGATGGATGAGGATTAG
- the LOC108983581 gene encoding protein SINE1-like: MGRNLSPILRQELANLDKDADSRKSAMKALKSYVKDLDSKTIPLFLAQVSENKGTGSLSGECTISLYEVLARVHGVKIVPLIDSIMTCIISTLASSAGSFPLQQACSKVVPAIARYGIDPTTTEDKKRYIIHSLCKPLSDALLGSQECLTSGAALCLKALVDSDNWRFASDEMVNKVCQNVAGALEEKSTQTNSHMGLVMVLAKRNGLIVEAYARLLTQSGLQILSSGVAEGNSQKRLLAIQMVNFLMKSLDPRSIFSELELIIEEMEKCQSDRMAYVRGAAFEALQTARKISAMKGLNFENGPGSITGSSFSRREHRRNLCSAGDRSPSSASPESQTLDSFIGYDSLGETPISMRQVPRNSDYDRRSVNRKLWSYENGGVDVSLKDGLFSEIVQGSPMSNTHSLNDEYAYNGEYHAEEFSGFLPRNPRSGISRSTTSSPQRSRTRIDVDNIKIFKTPRKLICSLQDPNDGNSEFLKKQGRRFRSLSSSNIQWSPSSKYDQNCFSDELNYNGKENGGPESVSSTDDVLTDADLRVSQEAVPDNKTGIQRAGVPKARQKTALKFVCGLVFASLALFTPLLWINVQDEGYYLVPT, translated from the exons ATGGGTCGGAATCTTAGCCCAATACTACGGCAAGAGTTGGCAAATCTTGATAAAGATGCTGACAGTCGTAAATCGGCAATGAAAGCGCTGAAATCTTATGTGAAAGACTTAGACTCCAAGACAATTCCACTTTTTCTTGCCCAAGTTTCTGAAAATAAGGGAACTGGTTCTTTGTCTGGGGAGTGCACAATTTCACTCTATGAAGTTCTTGCTCGTGTTCATGGTGTCAAAATTGTTCCTTTGATAGACAGTATCATGACATGCATAATCTCGACCTTAGCTTCAAGTGCTGGGTCTTTTCCTCTTCAACAGGCTTGTTCGAAAGTGGTTCCGGCCATTGCACGATATGGGATTGACCCAACTACCACCGAAGACAAGAAGAGATATATAATCCATTCGCTTTGTAAGCCTCTTTCTGATGCTCTCTTGGGTTCGCAAGAGTGCCTGACTTCAGGGGCTGCCCTTTGCTTAAAGGCTCTTGTAGATTCTGATAATTGGAGATTTGCTTCAGATGAGATGGTTAATAAGGTCTGTCAAAACGTTGCTGGTGCTTTGGAAGAGAAATCTACTCAGACCAATTCACACATGGGTCTCGTGATGGTTCTAGCAAAGCGTAATGGTTTGATTGTGGAAGCATATGCAAGACTGTTAACACAATCTGGATTGCAGATATTGAGTTCTGGGGTTGCAGAGGGAAATTCCCAGAAACGTTTGTTGGCAATTCAAATGGTGAATTTCTTGATGAAGAGCTTGGATCCCAGGAGCATATTCTCTGAGCTTGAGTTGATAATTGAGGAGATGGAGAAGTGTCAATCTGATAGAATGGCGTATGTCAGAGGTGCTGCTTTCGAAGCTTTGCAAACTGCAAGAAAAATATCTGCCATGAAgggtttgaattttgagaatgGTCCGGGTTCAATCACCGGGTCAAGTTTTAGTAGGAGAGAGCATAGGAGGAATTTGTGTAGTGCTGGTGATAGATCTCCTTCATCTGCATCGCCTGAATCACAGACTCTTGACTCCTTTATTGGATATGATTCATTGGGTGAGACGCCCATTTCAATGAGACAGGTTCCTCGGAATTCTGATTATGATCGTAGGAGTGTAAACCGGAAGCTTTGGAGTTATGAGAATGGAGGGGTTGATGTGTCTCTTAAGGATGGTTTGTTCTCAGAGATTGTTCAGGGAAGTCCCATGTCTAATACGCACTCGTTGAATGATGAATATGCTTATAATGGTGAATACCATGCAGAGGAATTTTCCGGGTTCTTGCCCAGAAATCCTAGAAGTGGAATTTCGAGAAGCACTACAAGTAGTCCCCAG AGGTCTCGCACTCGTATCGATGTTGACAACATAAAGATCTTCAAGACTCCAAGGAAACTCATTTGCTCTCTTCAGGATCCAAATGATGGCAActcagaatttttaaaaaaacaaggCAGAAGGTTCAGAAGTCTATCGTCGAGCAATATTCAGTGGAGCCCATCTTCCAAATATGACCAAAATTGTTTTTCAGATGAGCTGAACTATAATGGCAAAGAAAATGGAGGTCCTGAATCAGTTTCATCAACTGATGATGTTCTCACTGATGCTGATTTGCGAGTGTCCCAGGAAGCTGTTCCTGACAATAAAACTGGAATTCAAAGGGCTGGTGTTCCAAAGGCTCGTCAGAAGACTGCTTTAAAATTCGTTTGTGGGCTTGTTTTTGCTTCACTTGCACTGTTTACTCCGCTACTTTGGATCAATGTTCAGGATGAAGGCTACTATCTCGTTCCGACTTGA